A window of the Streptomyces sp. NBC_00250 genome harbors these coding sequences:
- a CDS encoding AI-2E family transporter: protein MQPGTAPTVTPFLRTAAAYAWRLLVVGALVYSLFAVLGRFHEIGVAVFLGLVITALLRPLADVVARGLPRPLAVALTVLGSIALVLGVLALVGEAVAGERTTLVREFRTGIIRIEDWLERPPFRLEPGALSDLQARIGQFLSSHRSTLVSTALSGAHHVVAVLTTLALALFSAVFFIHSGDRQWAWFKEQLPASVRDRVAVGGGAAWRTFTGYTHGIVLVAAVNAVLVGIALWLLGVPLAVPLALLEFLAAFVPLIGSPIALAVAAVVALASQGPLVAGIVVGLIVVIGQIEGHLLHPIVMSWAVRLHPLVVAITVIAGSIAAGIVGAVVAVPLVSVVWSVHTALREARAAAPPEG, encoded by the coding sequence ATGCAGCCAGGCACAGCACCGACGGTCACCCCCTTCCTTCGTACGGCCGCCGCCTACGCGTGGCGACTGCTCGTCGTCGGCGCGCTCGTCTACAGCCTGTTCGCGGTGCTCGGGCGTTTCCACGAGATCGGCGTGGCCGTGTTCCTGGGGCTCGTGATCACCGCACTGCTCCGCCCCCTGGCCGACGTGGTCGCCCGCGGGCTGCCCCGGCCGCTCGCGGTCGCCCTCACCGTGCTGGGGAGCATCGCGCTCGTCCTCGGCGTGCTGGCGCTGGTGGGCGAGGCGGTGGCGGGGGAGCGGACGACCCTCGTGCGCGAGTTCCGTACGGGGATCATCCGGATCGAGGACTGGCTGGAGCGGCCGCCGTTCCGGCTGGAGCCGGGGGCGCTGTCCGACCTCCAGGCCAGGATCGGACAGTTCCTCTCCAGCCACCGCTCGACCCTGGTCAGTACGGCTCTGAGCGGCGCCCATCATGTGGTGGCCGTGCTGACGACCCTGGCCCTCGCGCTGTTCTCCGCGGTGTTCTTCATCCACTCGGGCGACCGGCAGTGGGCCTGGTTCAAGGAACAGCTCCCCGCGTCGGTCCGTGACCGGGTGGCCGTCGGCGGGGGCGCGGCCTGGCGGACCTTCACCGGCTACACCCACGGGATCGTCCTGGTGGCGGCCGTGAACGCGGTGCTCGTCGGGATCGCCCTGTGGCTCCTCGGCGTTCCGCTGGCGGTTCCGCTGGCCCTCCTGGAGTTCCTGGCCGCGTTCGTGCCCCTGATCGGCTCGCCGATCGCCCTCGCGGTCGCCGCCGTCGTGGCGCTGGCCTCACAGGGGCCGCTGGTGGCCGGGATCGTGGTCGGCCTGATCGTGGTGATCGGCCAGATCGAGGGCCATCTGCTGCACCCGATCGTCATGAGCTGGGCCGTACGCCTCCATCCGCTGGTCGTGGCGATCACGGTGATCGCGGGCTCGATCGCCGCCGGCATCGTGGGCGCCGTGGTGGCCGTACCGCTGGTCTCGGTGGTCTGGTCGGTCCACACGGCGCTGCGGGAGGCCCGTGCGGCGGCGCCGCCGGAGGGCTGA
- a CDS encoding family 43 glycosylhydrolase, whose protein sequence is MFPISRRNLLRGAAGAGALPLLLPGGAAATTAGTAARTPAVPPASWVGAAAPFTHVYDPSTPARPRYLNDHTVIRAQGRWHLFSIVGDSAPPGESPDSSGEVSFAHASAATPHGPWTSHADALTVDPSYFGEEHLWAPHVVEAGGTFWMFYAAGGASGAAINLATSTDLVTWTREPSGPLFRGLAARDPMVVRIGGEWVMYYTELSGPGGHHVVSHRRSADLVHWSAPGVAFTDASTDATVSVTESPFVVERDGWYYLFIGPRNGYEGTDVLASRDPFHFDLTGYAGHVAGHAVEVFADGEAWYASAAGWFRRGLYVAPLAWRDTPPSWQSPDNPVAGLDVDGRLTVFALDAGDRSMLRRVQVDPSTDTWAEWEAFGGPAGAVPTLGRDADGRLEVFSLAPGGVHLHHRAQRPDGGWRDWEEFGGPAGAAPAVARNADGRLEVFALGPGGASVARRRQSSPGSPVWEPWAAGFGGPAGAPPVVAANDDGRLEVFVLAPGGAALHHRWQTSANGPWAEWNAFGTAAGAAPRVARDGSGRLAVVAIGPSGMGAFDRRQSVPSGGWDGWQSLFGWTEAAPLLAPSADGRLEAFALSPGGARISHRWHRAPGGPWDPGDDFGESGILLAGTPSAAADATGRLHVFAVTADGRIRTRVQDRPSGGWRPWTSFGDRAVAPLRPGVPAY, encoded by the coding sequence ATGTTTCCGATCAGCCGACGGAACCTGTTGCGCGGCGCCGCGGGGGCGGGCGCGCTTCCGCTCCTGCTCCCCGGCGGAGCCGCAGCGACCACGGCCGGCACCGCAGCCCGCACCCCCGCCGTTCCGCCCGCTTCATGGGTCGGCGCGGCCGCACCCTTCACCCACGTCTACGACCCGTCCACCCCTGCCCGTCCGCGCTATCTCAACGACCACACGGTGATCAGGGCTCAAGGCCGCTGGCACCTGTTCAGCATCGTCGGGGACAGCGCACCGCCCGGCGAGTCCCCCGACAGCTCGGGGGAGGTCTCCTTCGCCCATGCCTCCGCGGCGACTCCGCACGGGCCGTGGACCAGCCACGCCGACGCGCTCACCGTCGACCCCTCCTATTTCGGGGAGGAGCACCTGTGGGCGCCGCACGTCGTCGAGGCGGGCGGCACGTTCTGGATGTTCTACGCCGCCGGTGGCGCCAGCGGTGCCGCGATCAACCTCGCGACCTCGACCGACCTGGTCACCTGGACCCGTGAACCGTCCGGCCCCCTCTTCCGGGGGCTCGCGGCCCGCGACCCGATGGTCGTCCGGATCGGCGGCGAGTGGGTCATGTACTACACCGAACTGTCCGGCCCGGGCGGCCACCACGTCGTGTCCCACCGGCGGTCCGCCGACCTGGTGCACTGGAGCGCGCCGGGCGTCGCGTTCACCGACGCGAGCACGGACGCGACCGTCTCGGTGACCGAGTCGCCGTTCGTCGTCGAACGGGACGGCTGGTACTACCTGTTCATCGGTCCGCGCAACGGCTACGAGGGCACCGACGTGCTGGCCTCGCGCGACCCCTTCCACTTCGACCTGACCGGGTACGCGGGTCACGTCGCCGGTCATGCCGTCGAGGTCTTCGCCGACGGGGAAGCCTGGTACGCGAGTGCCGCCGGATGGTTCCGGCGAGGGCTGTACGTGGCTCCGCTGGCCTGGCGGGACACACCACCGTCGTGGCAGAGCCCGGACAACCCCGTCGCCGGGCTCGACGTTGACGGCCGCCTGACCGTCTTCGCGCTCGACGCCGGTGACCGCTCGATGCTGCGGCGCGTCCAGGTCGACCCGTCCACCGACACCTGGGCGGAGTGGGAGGCCTTCGGCGGGCCGGCCGGGGCCGTGCCCACGCTGGGCCGTGACGCCGACGGCCGTCTGGAGGTCTTCTCGCTCGCCCCGGGTGGCGTCCACCTGCACCACCGGGCGCAGCGCCCGGACGGCGGCTGGCGGGACTGGGAGGAGTTCGGCGGTCCGGCGGGTGCGGCCCCCGCCGTCGCCCGCAACGCCGACGGCCGCCTTGAGGTCTTCGCCCTCGGCCCGGGGGGCGCCTCCGTCGCGCGACGGAGGCAGTCGTCCCCGGGGTCGCCGGTCTGGGAGCCCTGGGCCGCCGGATTCGGTGGTCCGGCCGGCGCACCCCCCGTCGTCGCGGCCAACGACGACGGCCGCCTGGAGGTGTTCGTCCTGGCGCCGGGCGGGGCGGCGCTCCACCACCGGTGGCAGACGTCGGCCAACGGCCCCTGGGCCGAGTGGAACGCTTTCGGGACCGCGGCCGGCGCCGCGCCCCGGGTGGCCCGTGACGGCAGCGGCAGGCTCGCCGTCGTAGCGATCGGCCCGTCGGGCATGGGGGCCTTCGACCGCCGCCAGTCCGTGCCCAGCGGCGGCTGGGACGGCTGGCAGTCGCTGTTCGGCTGGACGGAGGCGGCCCCGTTGCTCGCGCCCAGCGCCGACGGGCGCCTGGAGGCCTTCGCGCTGTCCCCAGGGGGCGCTCGAATCAGCCACCGATGGCACCGCGCGCCCGGTGGCCCCTGGGATCCCGGCGACGACTTCGGCGAGTCCGGCATCCTGCTCGCCGGTACGCCGTCGGCCGCGGCCGACGCCACCGGTCGGCTGCACGTCTTCGCCGTCACGGCGGACGGCCGGATCCGTACCCGCGTACAGGACCGGCCCAGTGGCGGCTGGCGCCCCTGGACTTCGTTCGGCGACCGGGCGGTGGCCCCGCTCCGGCCGGGCGTCCCCGCCTACTGA
- a CDS encoding serine/threonine protein kinase: MSGIVVHLPQGSGGVVDGEPYGEAVTLRLGPGERARFGRGSSRTPVELRLADEAISRLAGEIRVTDDHWQLSNHSTTHSYLVENPEGAGEYLRVPPRRAGAPIPFEFSRVVLPTRRDTTVSFQVFAPDHVYLDPHGMGGSWESRTVTAYSLDETATYFLVLAALCEPWLRDQSPVAVPTTPQVVERLRGHSSCAKLTPRAVSSHIDYLAEEKLRVGGGQVSDAGRGDRRHGKREAVVGVALRFGIVREEHLALLPPRAEPAARGR; this comes from the coding sequence GTGAGCGGCATAGTCGTCCATCTGCCGCAGGGGAGCGGCGGCGTCGTCGACGGAGAGCCGTACGGCGAGGCGGTGACTCTCAGGCTGGGCCCGGGGGAGCGGGCGCGCTTCGGGCGCGGCTCGTCGCGGACCCCGGTCGAGCTCCGTCTCGCCGACGAGGCGATCTCCCGCCTGGCGGGCGAGATCCGCGTCACGGACGACCACTGGCAGTTGAGCAATCACAGCACGACCCACAGCTATCTCGTGGAGAACCCGGAGGGTGCGGGCGAGTACCTGCGGGTGCCTCCCCGTCGGGCCGGTGCGCCGATCCCGTTCGAGTTCTCCCGGGTGGTGCTCCCCACGCGCCGTGACACCACCGTCTCCTTCCAGGTGTTCGCTCCCGACCACGTCTACCTCGATCCGCACGGCATGGGCGGCTCCTGGGAGAGCCGTACGGTCACGGCGTACTCGCTCGACGAGACGGCCACGTACTTCCTGGTCCTCGCCGCGCTCTGCGAACCCTGGTTACGCGACCAGTCCCCGGTGGCGGTGCCGACGACCCCGCAGGTCGTCGAACGGCTCAGAGGGCACTCCTCCTGCGCCAAGCTCACTCCCCGGGCGGTGAGTTCGCACATCGACTACCTCGCCGAGGAGAAGCTGAGGGTCGGTGGCGGTCAGGTCTCCGACGCGGGCCGGGGGGACCGCCGGCACGGCAAGCGCGAGGCCGTGGTCGGTGTCGCGCTGAGATTCGGGATCGTACGGGAGGAGCACCTCGCACTGCTGCCGCCCCGGGCCGAACCGGCCGCACGGGGACGGTAG
- a CDS encoding serine/threonine-protein kinase produces MVPVGGRGTSWGSERTELLPEGYRLGNWLVAEPIGSGGWATVYAGRPAADGEGSAARDEVALKVMPTAGLAPRQAARVAEAARREVELGRGAAHPRLVRLIDSFVLTSPGHPALDGAIVLVMERARCTLRDLIGAGASGHGATSAGVTEAKSTEAKATEVRSTEVKSTEAWSTGAGLTEAEGGRLIAGICEGLAHLHAAGWVHADLKPENVLIGQDGAVRLSDFGLATELTGTHGYAPPMGTLDYLPPERWKAPLGELGVEVRPSADIWALGIVIHEVFASGAPPFTGATPMARGAAVQEYAEGRAPLRMDQSVPEFWRALAADCLAPTHADRAAHTAESLRGRISSHEPRGLAPTLRTVRKGRRARAALLAATVCGAVAAATWTYAGRDGGPGRGEGSAGSPVRIRVFNAERGCQDRADRDPQCSLGLAIDPLRPYTAENVVPTRVWHGDLLDADCEVPRGQPIIDEEDLESTRWFRVSLPGGPARQAWLPAVRTKDRPVLPRCPRPAS; encoded by the coding sequence GTGGTGCCGGTGGGGGGCCGGGGCACGTCGTGGGGGAGTGAACGCACGGAACTCCTGCCCGAGGGCTACCGGTTGGGGAACTGGCTGGTCGCCGAGCCGATCGGGTCGGGCGGCTGGGCGACCGTGTACGCGGGCCGGCCGGCGGCCGACGGGGAAGGGTCCGCGGCGCGGGACGAGGTCGCGCTCAAGGTCATGCCGACCGCGGGACTCGCGCCCCGCCAAGCTGCTCGCGTGGCCGAAGCGGCCCGGCGCGAGGTCGAACTCGGCCGCGGGGCAGCCCATCCCCGGCTCGTCCGACTGATCGACTCGTTCGTGCTCACCTCACCCGGACATCCGGCGCTGGACGGCGCGATCGTCCTGGTCATGGAGCGCGCCCGCTGCACTCTGCGGGACCTGATCGGCGCCGGGGCGAGCGGCCACGGGGCGACTTCGGCCGGCGTGACCGAAGCCAAGTCGACCGAAGCCAAGGCGACCGAGGTCAGGTCGACCGAGGTCAAGTCGACCGAGGCCTGGTCGACCGGCGCCGGGTTGACCGAGGCCGAGGGCGGTCGGCTGATCGCCGGGATCTGCGAGGGCCTGGCCCATCTGCACGCGGCCGGCTGGGTGCACGCCGACCTCAAGCCGGAGAACGTCCTGATCGGCCAGGACGGTGCGGTGAGGCTCTCGGACTTCGGGCTCGCCACCGAGCTGACCGGCACGCACGGATACGCGCCCCCGATGGGCACCCTGGACTACCTCCCGCCCGAGCGGTGGAAGGCGCCGCTGGGAGAGCTGGGCGTGGAGGTCCGGCCGAGCGCCGACATCTGGGCCCTGGGCATCGTGATCCACGAGGTGTTCGCGTCCGGTGCCCCGCCGTTCACCGGCGCCACGCCGATGGCGCGGGGAGCCGCCGTCCAGGAGTACGCGGAGGGGCGCGCGCCGCTCCGGATGGACCAGTCGGTCCCGGAGTTCTGGCGGGCCCTGGCCGCCGACTGCCTCGCCCCCACCCACGCCGACCGCGCCGCGCACACGGCCGAGAGTCTGCGCGGGCGGATCTCCTCCCACGAGCCACGAGGGCTCGCGCCGACGCTCCGTACCGTACGAAAGGGGCGCCGGGCCCGGGCCGCGCTCCTCGCCGCCACGGTGTGCGGGGCGGTCGCCGCGGCGACGTGGACGTACGCGGGACGGGACGGAGGGCCCGGGCGGGGGGAAGGTTCCGCGGGATCCCCGGTCCGCATCCGGGTGTTCAACGCCGAGCGGGGCTGCCAGGATCGCGCCGACCGGGACCCCCAGTGCAGTCTGGGCCTGGCGATCGACCCCCTGCGGCCGTACACCGCCGAGAACGTCGTCCCCACCCGGGTCTGGCACGGCGACCTCCTCGACGCCGACTGCGAGGTCCCCCGCGGTCAGCCGATCATCGACGAGGAGGACCTGGAGTCGACCCGCTGGTTCCGCGTCAGCCTGCCGGGCGGGCCCGCCCGGCAGGCCTGGCTGCCGGCGGTCCGGACGAAGGACCGCCCGGTGCTCCCGCGATGCCCACGCCCCGCCTCCTGA
- a CDS encoding serine hydrolase domain-containing protein: MSMRTRKSRPTDGTGPSGRRGRAGAVAAIAAALAVAAVVPATAASSAPAHGPRDAVRAGLERVVTEDGFPAALLATTGRDGRTRNHTAGVGDLGTGAKVPVDGQVRVGSNTKTFTAVVVLQLVGEGKVALDAPVERYLPGLLRGDGIDGRRITVRQLLQHTSGLPEYTSVLMDRVFGEQRHTYYQPRALLDVALERKAEFAPGARWSYSNTNYVVAGLLVEKVTGRPIAEQITKRVVDRVGLRHTYFPGVGEEGIREAHPRGYHASGPGAPLVDITRIDPSWGWAAGQLVSTPGDLNRFFSALIGGELLKPAQLAQMRTTVEIPDDGSGSTPGSRYGLGLISTPLSCGGVMWGHGGNIPGYHTYPGVTDRGRAATIAVTALQPPTAKGFTSADAVVDTALCAN, from the coding sequence ATGTCCATGCGTACGCGGAAGAGCCGGCCCACCGACGGAACGGGGCCGTCCGGGCGCCGCGGGCGGGCCGGCGCCGTGGCCGCGATCGCCGCCGCGTTGGCCGTCGCCGCAGTGGTGCCCGCGACCGCGGCCTCGTCCGCCCCGGCGCACGGGCCGCGCGACGCCGTCCGTGCGGGTCTGGAGCGCGTGGTGACCGAGGACGGCTTCCCCGCGGCCCTCCTCGCCACCACCGGGCGCGACGGCCGGACCCGGAACCACACCGCCGGAGTCGGGGACCTCGGGACCGGGGCGAAGGTGCCGGTCGACGGGCAGGTGCGGGTGGGCAGCAACACCAAGACCTTCACGGCCGTGGTGGTCCTGCAGCTGGTGGGCGAGGGGAAGGTCGCGCTCGACGCCCCCGTCGAGCGCTATCTGCCGGGTCTGCTGCGCGGCGACGGCATCGACGGCCGGCGCATCACCGTCCGCCAGCTGCTGCAGCACACCAGTGGTCTGCCCGAGTACACGAGCGTCCTGATGGACCGGGTCTTCGGCGAACAGCGGCACACCTACTACCAGCCCCGCGCTCTGCTCGACGTGGCCCTGGAGCGCAAGGCCGAGTTCGCCCCCGGGGCGCGCTGGTCGTACAGCAACACCAACTACGTCGTCGCCGGGCTGCTCGTCGAGAAGGTCACCGGTCGCCCGATCGCCGAGCAGATCACGAAGCGGGTCGTCGATCGCGTAGGGCTGCGGCACACCTACTTCCCCGGTGTGGGCGAGGAAGGCATCCGGGAGGCGCACCCTCGCGGTTACCACGCGAGCGGGCCCGGTGCGCCGCTGGTCGACATCACCAGGATCGACCCGTCGTGGGGATGGGCGGCGGGGCAGCTGGTCTCCACCCCGGGCGACCTCAACCGCTTCTTCTCCGCCCTGATCGGCGGCGAGCTCCTGAAGCCCGCGCAGCTCGCCCAGATGCGTACCACCGTGGAGATCCCGGACGACGGCTCCGGATCCACGCCCGGCAGCCGTTACGGCCTCGGGCTCATCAGTACGCCGCTCAGTTGTGGCGGTGTGATGTGGGGACACGGCGGCAACATTCCCGGCTATCACACCTACCCCGGAGTCACCGACCGAGGGCGCGCCGCCACGATCGCCGTCACCGCCCTCCAGCCGCCCACGGCGAAGGGGTTCACCAGCGCGGACGCGGTCGTCGACACGGCGCTGTGCGCGAACTGA
- a CDS encoding alpha/beta hydrolase, with protein sequence MTAQRPTRRSILKSAGGLTAAMALGAGGVLAGASAASAAGDGFGLRIVDRNESDHRMWYYRFATDAIGWNPAVNVLLPDDYHWSGRTYPVLYLFHGGGTDQDFITFDREGIRAWTAGKPIIVVMPDGGHAGWYSNPVSSNVGPRNWEHFHIAQLLPWVEANFRTFAEYDGRAVSGFSMGGFGALKYAAKYYGHFASVSAHSGPASLRRDNGLVGHWANASAAALDLNGGTIYGAPFWDEARVSADNPVQRIESYRHKRVFLVAGTSPDPINWFDTANETQVLAGQREFRSLLGNAGIPHEWYELPGGHFIRHDMMQRDIDGIIGRLRKA encoded by the coding sequence TTGACCGCGCAGCGCCCCACCCGCAGAAGCATCCTCAAGTCCGCCGGAGGACTCACGGCCGCGATGGCCCTGGGCGCCGGAGGCGTCCTCGCGGGGGCTTCGGCGGCCTCGGCGGCCGGCGACGGCTTCGGTCTGCGCATCGTGGACCGCAACGAGAGCGACCACCGGATGTGGTACTACCGCTTCGCGACCGACGCGATCGGCTGGAACCCCGCCGTGAACGTACTGCTCCCCGACGACTACCACTGGAGCGGCCGCACGTACCCCGTCCTCTACCTCTTCCACGGCGGCGGCACGGACCAGGACTTCATCACCTTCGACCGCGAGGGCATCCGCGCCTGGACGGCCGGCAAGCCGATCATCGTGGTCATGCCGGACGGCGGCCACGCGGGCTGGTACTCCAACCCCGTCAGCTCCAACGTCGGCCCCCGGAACTGGGAGCACTTCCACATCGCCCAGCTGCTTCCCTGGGTGGAGGCGAACTTCCGTACCTTCGCGGAGTACGACGGCCGCGCGGTGTCGGGGTTCTCGATGGGCGGCTTCGGCGCCCTGAAGTACGCGGCCAAGTACTACGGCCACTTCGCCTCGGTCAGCGCCCACTCCGGCCCCGCCAGCCTGCGCAGGGACAACGGTCTCGTGGGCCACTGGGCCAACGCCTCGGCCGCCGCCCTCGACCTGAACGGCGGCACGATCTACGGGGCCCCGTTCTGGGACGAGGCCCGGGTCAGCGCCGACAACCCGGTGCAGCGGATCGAGAGCTACCGCCACAAGCGTGTCTTCCTCGTGGCCGGCACCAGCCCGGACCCGATCAACTGGTTCGACACCGCGAACGAGACCCAAGTGCTCGCGGGGCAGCGCGAGTTCCGCTCCCTGCTCGGCAACGCGGGGATTCCCCACGAGTGGTACGAGCTGCCCGGCGGTCACTTCATCCGCCACGACATGATGCAGCGCGACATCGACGGCATCATCGGCCGACTCCGCAAGGCGTGA
- a CDS encoding alpha/beta hydrolase encodes MRPIRPAAALRTALRTAVVTFAAAVAVAVTTVTGPVAAADTPVIPEFTDGQGLTRVTAATQVHSATDFTLTVTTPELSGQHRIRVFLPGDYYTAPDKRWPVTYFLHGGAGTVDDAAAAPALRDDRMITVVPDGGLKGWYANWKMQNTALGKANWENFHLRQVVPFIDANLRTLADRDHRAVVGLSMGGYGALHYAQARPDLFGHVAALSGAVDLGLWEVRGVVLATELNLPHAMCTASTSGSGGGCPDYGPVVDSDAIFGSPYALFDDRIWNEVNPASPANLRTLSDTGVTLYTGDRGLIDSRTAVASTNVKNRLDQLGIPSRFVNYGNGGSLSPQCNGEHNYGCWSAVFADYIPRLADEFDQAD; translated from the coding sequence ATGAGACCCATTCGGCCCGCAGCAGCCCTCCGCACCGCCCTCCGTACCGCCGTGGTGACCTTCGCCGCGGCGGTCGCGGTCGCGGTCACCACCGTCACCGGCCCCGTGGCCGCCGCGGACACCCCCGTGATCCCCGAGTTCACCGACGGGCAGGGACTGACCCGGGTCACCGCCGCCACCCAGGTGCACTCGGCCACGGACTTCACCCTCACCGTCACCACCCCCGAGCTCTCGGGACAGCACAGGATCCGGGTGTTCCTGCCGGGCGACTACTACACGGCCCCGGACAAGCGCTGGCCCGTGACGTACTTCCTGCACGGCGGAGCCGGCACGGTGGACGATGCCGCGGCCGCCCCCGCCCTGCGCGACGACCGGATGATCACGGTGGTGCCGGACGGCGGCCTCAAGGGCTGGTACGCCAACTGGAAGATGCAGAACACCGCACTGGGCAAGGCCAACTGGGAGAACTTCCACCTCCGGCAGGTCGTCCCCTTCATCGACGCCAACCTGCGCACCCTCGCCGACCGGGACCACCGCGCGGTCGTCGGCCTCTCCATGGGCGGCTACGGCGCCCTCCACTACGCCCAGGCCCGGCCCGACCTGTTCGGCCACGTCGCCGCCCTCTCCGGGGCCGTCGACCTCGGCCTGTGGGAGGTCCGCGGGGTCGTCCTCGCCACGGAACTCAACCTGCCGCACGCCATGTGCACCGCAAGCACCTCGGGTTCGGGTGGAGGCTGCCCCGACTACGGGCCCGTCGTGGACAGCGACGCGATCTTCGGCTCCCCGTACGCCCTCTTCGACGACCGGATCTGGAACGAGGTCAACCCCGCTTCCCCGGCCAATCTGCGCACACTCTCGGACACCGGCGTCACCCTCTACACGGGCGACCGTGGCCTGATCGACAGCAGGACGGCCGTCGCCTCCACCAACGTGAAGAACCGCCTCGACCAGCTGGGCATCCCGAGCCGCTTCGTCAACTACGGCAACGGCGGCTCCCTCTCGCCGCAGTGCAACGGCGAGCACAACTACGGCTGTTGGTCCGCCGTGTTCGCCGACTACATCCCCCGTCTGGCGGACGAGTTCGACCAGGCGGACTGA
- a CDS encoding peptidoglycan DD-metalloendopeptidase family protein: MIYVLAVVAALLPGLVATTPAAARTATSAAACPTTGVVTQPYHSGHNGVDIGDDLGTPIYAVGDGEVTISGYVGDYGQWIRIQHADGRISEYGHMYQRDVSVGDHVVAGQRIALMGSEGNSSGSHLHLRIWGDPSASYGIDPELYLAEGGITLPCVPGTGGPPPRPPLVYPAESGRVVSARSADGRLEVFAAAADGVHHAWQLQSNGNWSAWESLGGPGNAELAIAPNADGRLEVFALNGSTFQHRYQLSPSGGWSSWEAFGGGGRDVAAGVNADGRIEVYASGPVGLFHRYQGAPNGGWSEWESAGGGPADSRVEMEKSPDGRLEVFAMNGSTFQHRYQTAPNGGWSQWDTFGGGGHDVTVDHNADGRLEVFASGPVGVFHKYQTGPASWSEWEPTGGPANAQLSSERTPDGRVEVFAMNGETAVHAWQTGVNAPYSEWATFGTGGTEVTATTNADGRIEVFGTNPTGTYHRWQTGFSSWSEWGWVNNTAGPPMN, translated from the coding sequence GTGATCTACGTTCTCGCTGTCGTCGCCGCGCTTCTGCCGGGCCTGGTGGCCACGACTCCCGCCGCCGCCCGGACCGCCACCTCCGCAGCCGCGTGCCCGACCACCGGAGTGGTCACCCAGCCCTATCACAGCGGTCACAACGGCGTGGACATCGGCGACGACCTCGGCACGCCGATCTACGCCGTCGGCGACGGCGAAGTGACCATCTCCGGCTACGTCGGCGACTACGGCCAGTGGATCCGCATCCAGCACGCCGACGGGAGGATCTCCGAGTACGGGCACATGTACCAGCGGGACGTCTCCGTCGGCGACCACGTCGTGGCCGGCCAGCGGATCGCCCTGATGGGCTCCGAGGGCAACTCGTCCGGCTCCCATCTGCACCTGCGGATCTGGGGAGACCCGTCCGCCTCGTACGGCATCGACCCCGAGCTCTACCTCGCCGAGGGCGGCATCACACTGCCCTGCGTCCCGGGCACCGGCGGTCCGCCGCCCAGGCCGCCGCTGGTGTACCCGGCGGAGTCGGGCCGGGTGGTGTCCGCGAGGTCCGCGGACGGGCGCCTCGAGGTGTTCGCCGCGGCTGCCGACGGTGTGCACCACGCCTGGCAGCTGCAGTCCAACGGCAACTGGTCCGCGTGGGAGTCGCTCGGCGGTCCGGGCAACGCGGAACTCGCCATCGCTCCGAACGCGGACGGTCGTCTGGAGGTGTTCGCGCTGAACGGGAGTACGTTCCAGCACCGTTATCAGCTGTCTCCGTCGGGTGGTTGGTCGAGTTGGGAGGCCTTCGGTGGGGGTGGTCGTGATGTGGCGGCGGGTGTGAATGCGGACGGCCGGATCGAGGTTTATGCGTCTGGTCCGGTGGGGTTGTTCCATCGGTATCAGGGGGCTCCGAACGGTGGTTGGTCGGAGTGGGAGTCCGCTGGTGGTGGTCCTGCCGACAGTCGTGTGGAGATGGAGAAGTCTCCGGACGGTCGTCTTGAGGTGTTCGCCATGAACGGGAGCACGTTCCAGCATCGGTACCAGACGGCTCCGAATGGTGGCTGGTCGCAGTGGGACACGTTCGGGGGCGGTGGGCATGACGTGACTGTCGATCACAATGCCGATGGTCGCCTGGAGGTGTTCGCCTCGGGGCCGGTGGGTGTGTTCCACAAGTATCAGACGGGTCCGGCGAGTTGGTCGGAGTGGGAGCCGACCGGTGGTCCTGCGAACGCGCAGCTCAGTAGTGAGCGTACGCCGGACGGTCGTGTCGAGGTGTTCGCGATGAACGGGGAGACGGCGGTGCATGCCTGGCAGACCGGGGTCAACGCGCCGTACAGCGAGTGGGCCACGTTCGGCACCGGCGGCACGGAGGTCACCGCCACCACCAACGCGGACGGCCGCATCGAGGTCTTCGGCACCAACCCGACCGGCACGTACCACCGATGGCAGACCGGATTCTCGTCCTGGTCCGAGTGGGGCTGGGTGAACAACACCGCTGGTCCTCCCATGAACTGA